A window of Vibrio ishigakensis contains these coding sequences:
- a CDS encoding efflux RND transporter permease subunit produces MNLAEFAIRQRTFVAFFTVLCVIAGIASYFKLGKLEDPTFTVKSAVVVTLYPGASAKEVEEQVTDKIETKLQEMATLDELRSLSKPGMSMIFVDLAETTTSSELPQQWDLLRRKVNDGKLLLPPTAQVSIVQDEFSEVYGMLFAITSDDIPMAQLKDYAQELQRRLKAVKGIKKIELHGVQQQVVNIDLPEERLARYQLSAAQVISQLNSQNAIYDAGRFKAGIERVRVEQNSEFQSVNDIANFVIKGGVGDLSTGLIRLGDIADITLDYQEPVLSQSRYNGKNAITLAVSPVDGVNVVSLGDTLRQTIDDFEQTLPLGVDIQDIAFQPDEVTKSINNFVSNLLESVLIVVAVLWVFMGMKSALIVGSSLLITILITLVFMNVMGIDLQRVSLGTFILALGMLVDNAIVIVDLFIVKLNKGVERTKAGIDAVKETALPLLAATVIAAMGTLPVILSNTDASEFSESVPQIMMSSLLFSWIVAVTVTVLMCWYFIKPAAQGEEQKESKFAAGFRSAVSWMVDNPKKGLVAVLPLIALTIALIPQVRVVFMPTSDRAIVFLDYWLPNGAQIEKTSADMRKIEAWLLEQPEVDNFATYVGASAPRFSVTVEPEPFDPAYGQILINTEDYASIATLVERGDVWLKQEFPQAEPRFRALKLATSDKYSIEARFSGPDPVVLEQLSRQAQDILEQNPYAKYIRDDWRQESKVIKPIINEEQARRAGINRTDISLALKRASEGFPISQMKQKDELIPIQVRGIDVTLADLDTIPVQSLIGIHSVPLGQVVDGFDFDTEESMIWRRDRVPTITVQAGVKGTTVALAREYSREAIESIELPYGYELKWGGEYYDENKAIVDTLSNLPAAMLVMVIIMVAMFNGFKQPVIIFGTVPLALTGVVAMLLIADKAFGFMALVGLICLSGMIIKNGIVLIDQIELERSNGANLSDAIKEATMNRTMAISMGALTTMLGMVPLMSDLLFDQMAATIIGGLAAATFLSLFVMPALYKLFYQNEEGQQEVTEVSLSTEEMNYEI; encoded by the coding sequence ATGAATCTTGCAGAATTCGCCATTAGACAAAGAACCTTTGTCGCCTTTTTTACCGTGCTGTGCGTGATTGCCGGTATCGCCTCTTATTTTAAACTGGGTAAGCTAGAAGACCCCACCTTTACAGTAAAAAGTGCAGTTGTAGTCACTCTGTATCCTGGTGCATCAGCCAAAGAGGTTGAAGAGCAGGTAACGGATAAGATAGAGACCAAACTTCAAGAGATGGCAACCCTAGATGAGCTCCGCTCTTTATCTAAACCTGGTATGTCGATGATCTTTGTCGACCTTGCAGAGACAACTACTTCATCTGAATTGCCACAACAATGGGATTTGTTACGCCGTAAGGTGAATGATGGAAAGTTACTGCTGCCACCTACGGCTCAAGTGAGCATAGTTCAGGACGAGTTTTCTGAGGTGTACGGTATGTTATTTGCGATAACCAGTGATGACATCCCGATGGCTCAGCTTAAAGACTATGCCCAAGAGCTACAGCGTCGTCTTAAAGCGGTGAAAGGTATCAAAAAGATTGAGCTTCACGGTGTGCAACAACAAGTCGTGAATATCGACCTTCCGGAAGAGCGTCTTGCTCGTTATCAGCTTTCTGCCGCTCAGGTTATTAGCCAACTAAACAGCCAAAATGCCATTTATGATGCAGGCCGATTTAAAGCCGGTATCGAACGTGTTCGAGTTGAACAAAACAGTGAGTTCCAGTCGGTTAATGATATCGCCAACTTCGTAATCAAAGGGGGTGTTGGTGACCTAAGTACCGGTCTAATCCGTCTTGGTGACATTGCTGACATTACTCTAGATTATCAAGAGCCAGTGCTTAGCCAGAGCCGCTACAACGGTAAGAACGCGATTACTTTAGCCGTAAGCCCAGTAGATGGAGTGAACGTTGTATCTCTTGGCGACACCTTGCGTCAAACCATCGATGACTTTGAGCAAACCTTGCCTTTGGGTGTAGATATCCAAGATATCGCATTCCAGCCAGATGAAGTGACTAAATCAATCAACAACTTTGTAAGTAACCTTCTTGAAAGTGTCCTAATTGTTGTGGCAGTACTTTGGGTCTTCATGGGGATGAAGAGCGCATTGATTGTGGGTTCAAGTCTTCTTATCACCATCCTAATTACCCTTGTGTTTATGAATGTGATGGGCATTGACCTGCAACGTGTATCTCTAGGTACCTTCATCCTAGCGCTAGGCATGCTGGTGGATAATGCCATCGTGATTGTTGACCTATTCATCGTGAAACTAAACAAAGGTGTAGAGCGCACTAAAGCGGGGATCGACGCGGTAAAAGAAACAGCCTTACCACTGCTTGCCGCTACAGTTATTGCGGCCATGGGTACTTTGCCGGTAATCCTGTCTAATACGGATGCGTCAGAGTTCTCCGAGTCAGTACCTCAGATCATGATGTCATCTCTGCTGTTCTCTTGGATTGTGGCGGTAACGGTTACAGTTCTGATGTGTTGGTACTTCATCAAGCCAGCAGCGCAGGGTGAAGAACAGAAAGAGTCTAAGTTCGCAGCAGGTTTTCGCAGTGCGGTAAGTTGGATGGTAGACAATCCAAAGAAAGGCCTAGTGGCTGTGCTCCCACTGATTGCTCTGACGATAGCCCTTATCCCACAGGTTCGAGTAGTGTTTATGCCAACTTCTGACCGCGCGATCGTGTTTCTTGATTACTGGCTACCAAACGGAGCTCAGATTGAGAAAACATCAGCCGATATGCGCAAGATTGAAGCTTGGCTACTGGAGCAACCTGAGGTAGATAACTTTGCCACCTATGTCGGCGCAAGTGCACCTCGCTTCTCAGTAACCGTAGAGCCAGAACCGTTTGACCCAGCCTACGGGCAGATCCTTATCAACACTGAAGACTATGCATCAATTGCGACATTGGTTGAACGTGGTGATGTGTGGTTAAAGCAGGAATTCCCGCAGGCTGAGCCTCGCTTTAGAGCACTAAAACTGGCGACATCAGATAAGTACAGCATCGAGGCGCGCTTTAGCGGCCCTGACCCTGTGGTACTAGAACAGCTATCTCGCCAAGCGCAAGATATCTTAGAGCAAAACCCATATGCCAAATACATTCGTGACGATTGGAGACAAGAGAGCAAGGTTATCAAACCGATCATAAATGAGGAGCAAGCACGTCGTGCTGGTATTAACCGTACTGATATCTCGCTAGCTCTGAAGCGTGCTTCTGAAGGCTTCCCTATTAGTCAGATGAAGCAAAAAGATGAGCTTATCCCAATCCAAGTTCGTGGCATCGATGTGACCCTGGCTGACCTAGATACCATTCCAGTCCAATCACTGATTGGTATTCACTCTGTGCCTCTGGGACAGGTTGTCGATGGTTTTGATTTTGATACAGAGGAGTCAATGATCTGGCGTCGTGACCGAGTGCCAACCATCACAGTACAGGCGGGCGTTAAAGGTACTACCGTTGCGCTAGCGCGTGAATACAGCCGCGAAGCGATTGAGTCTATCGAACTTCCATACGGCTATGAGCTGAAGTGGGGCGGTGAGTACTATGACGAAAACAAGGCAATCGTAGATACCTTGTCTAATCTGCCAGCTGCGATGCTTGTGATGGTTATCATCATGGTCGCTATGTTTAACGGCTTTAAGCAGCCAGTAATCATCTTTGGCACCGTACCTCTAGCACTGACCGGTGTGGTGGCAATGCTGCTGATTGCAGACAAAGCATTTGGCTTTATGGCACTGGTGGGACTTATCTGCTTATCGGGCATGATCATCAAAAATGGCATTGTCTTGATTGACCAGATTGAGTTGGAACGAAGCAATGGCGCGAATTTATCTGACGCCATTAAAGAGGCGACCATGAACCGTACCATGGCCATCTCCATGGGTGCAC
- a CDS encoding efflux RND transporter periplasmic adaptor subunit translates to MKLQSTNALIALSVATALAGCSEQPAEVVDKSPRPVNVIELGDYQGDFQQIFAGRLESVYEAHVSFRVPGTIEAIYVSPGDQVKKGDKLAQLDAHDYQVALIELEARLSEAESAKRLAESELRRVKQAISENAIAKVNLDRARSGYERARAAVEVVKQNIIKAEDAIRYTTLRAPFDGVVGQQKSEEYEQILPGIPVFQVHKLSQLEAVVDVPESLIQQFKYGQSVNVTWQDANQSFTAFAREIGTVPHPIKQTYSVVFQIDQANIPALPGKAVVVEADFSTKADVHCLPYGSVTKHNSKHSVFLVQDHRAVPTPVHVERLRGNDVCVSGALVNGDKVITSGVGFLKANQEVGELIEMYSAN, encoded by the coding sequence ATGAAACTTCAATCTACCAATGCCCTTATAGCCTTGAGTGTCGCTACTGCACTAGCAGGATGCAGTGAACAACCTGCAGAGGTTGTAGATAAATCACCGCGTCCGGTAAATGTAATTGAGTTAGGCGACTACCAAGGTGATTTCCAACAGATCTTTGCCGGTCGCTTGGAGTCGGTATATGAGGCTCATGTTTCTTTTCGTGTGCCAGGCACTATTGAAGCCATTTACGTTTCGCCTGGAGACCAAGTTAAGAAGGGTGACAAGTTAGCTCAACTTGATGCCCATGATTATCAAGTAGCCTTAATCGAGCTTGAAGCTCGTTTATCAGAAGCAGAATCGGCTAAGCGATTAGCAGAGTCAGAGTTGCGTCGTGTGAAGCAAGCTATCTCAGAAAATGCGATAGCCAAGGTTAATCTTGACCGTGCTCGCAGCGGCTATGAGCGAGCTCGTGCTGCAGTTGAAGTAGTGAAGCAGAACATCATCAAGGCAGAAGATGCGATTCGCTACACCACTCTGAGGGCCCCATTTGATGGCGTTGTTGGCCAGCAAAAAAGTGAAGAGTATGAGCAAATCTTACCGGGTATCCCAGTATTTCAGGTACACAAACTATCTCAACTAGAGGCTGTGGTAGATGTGCCGGAGAGCCTGATTCAGCAGTTTAAGTATGGTCAGTCAGTAAATGTAACTTGGCAAGATGCCAATCAGTCATTCACTGCGTTTGCTCGTGAAATCGGTACTGTTCCTCATCCAATCAAACAAACCTACAGCGTTGTGTTTCAAATTGACCAAGCCAATATTCCTGCTTTACCAGGTAAAGCCGTGGTAGTCGAAGCCGATTTTAGCACCAAGGCTGATGTGCACTGTTTGCCTTATGGGTCTGTAACCAAACACAACAGCAAGCATAGTGTGTTCTTGGTTCAAGACCACAGAGCCGTCCCAACGCCAGTGCACGTTGAGCGCCTTCGTGGAAACGATGTGTGTGTATCAGGAGCCCTAGTAAACGGTGACAAGGTGATCACCTCAGGGGTTGGATTTTTAAAAGCGAACCAAGAAGTAGGTGAGCTTATTGAAATGTACTCAGCTAACTAG